One stretch of Chryseobacterium indologenes DNA includes these proteins:
- a CDS encoding phosphotransferase enzyme family protein, giving the protein MKSIFPATYSTLCPIALSELIAEKYGLKNVQCKLLVRGVGDTYRVESEEDRFILRIYRSSHRSLDHIKEEVRLLQALKDAHVSVSYPITALSGKPILKLEAIEGERYAVLFSFAKGRVIRVMNDNQFRALGNEMARFHNVSSDFKVEYERWNFDLRTTVFKPLEKLKAVFKENLEDYEWLQNIDAEIERKLAKLDTSTFSKGYCHFDFLPKNFHFDNDMVTFFDFDFMGYGWLVNDIMTFWIHFVLEVSAGRMTYEEFQRAYHIFLDGYCEYRSVSSQELASIPYLSIGFWLFYMNFHTTHDQFQVFTQLPHVKSYVSIMRNIVENYWEKEDNE; this is encoded by the coding sequence ATGAAATCTATTTTTCCCGCAACTTACTCAACACTTTGCCCGATTGCATTATCAGAACTTATTGCTGAAAAATATGGACTAAAAAATGTTCAATGTAAACTTCTGGTAAGAGGAGTGGGAGATACCTATCGGGTAGAGTCGGAAGAGGATCGTTTTATACTTCGTATCTATCGTTCTTCTCATCGAAGTTTAGATCATATTAAAGAGGAAGTAAGACTATTACAGGCATTGAAAGATGCTCATGTATCTGTTTCTTATCCAATTACAGCCCTTTCCGGAAAGCCTATTTTAAAATTGGAAGCTATTGAAGGAGAAAGATATGCCGTTCTGTTTTCCTTTGCTAAAGGTCGTGTGATTAGAGTAATGAATGATAATCAGTTTCGTGCCTTAGGAAATGAAATGGCCCGCTTTCATAATGTTTCCTCAGATTTTAAAGTAGAATATGAACGATGGAATTTTGATCTTCGAACCACTGTTTTTAAACCTTTGGAAAAATTAAAGGCTGTTTTTAAAGAAAACCTCGAAGATTATGAATGGCTGCAAAATATTGATGCTGAAATAGAGCGTAAGCTGGCAAAACTTGATACTTCAACGTTTTCAAAAGGGTATTGTCATTTTGATTTTCTGCCTAAGAATTTTCACTTCGATAATGATATGGTTACTTTTTTCGATTTTGATTTTATGGGATACGGCTGGCTGGTGAATGATATCATGACTTTTTGGATCCATTTTGTATTAGAGGTATCTGCAGGAAGAATGACTTATGAAGAATTTCAGAGAGCTTATCATATTTTCCTGGATGGATATTGTGAATACCGTTCTGTGAGTTCTCAGGAACTTGCTTCTATACCTTATCTTTCTATTGGATTTTGGTTGTTTTATATGAATTTTCATACCACTCATGATCAGTTTCAGGTTTTCACCCAGCTTCCACATGTGAAATCGTATGTTAGTATTATGAGAAATATTGTAGAAAATTATTGGGAAAAAGAAGATAATGAATAG
- a CDS encoding threonine aldolase family protein → MKFSFKNDYSEGCHPNILQTLLQHNLDQQAGYGEDQYSLQAKELIKTKINKKDSDIYFVSGGTQANLIVISSVLKPYQCAVSASTGHILNNETGAIESTGHKILSIGTEDGKLRPSDILPVLENHSNVPHQVMPKMVYISNSTELGTIYQAKELEELSQFCKENSLYLFMDGARLGHGLTAEISDLTLEKVAELTDIFYLGGTKNGALIGEAIVINNPALQEDFAFNIKQKGALLAKGRLLGIQFLELMKNDLYFELAKHANQQAMKIKQALQEKGIQFLSDTYTNQIFPILSNDLIQILSENFEFYVWKKIDEEFSAIRLITSWSTSDDAVNRFIEIIREEL, encoded by the coding sequence ATGAAATTTTCATTCAAAAACGATTATTCTGAGGGATGTCACCCGAATATTTTACAGACACTTTTACAACATAATCTTGACCAGCAGGCCGGATATGGAGAAGATCAATATTCTTTGCAGGCAAAAGAATTAATTAAAACCAAAATCAATAAAAAGGATTCAGATATTTATTTTGTTTCCGGAGGAACGCAAGCCAATTTAATTGTGATTTCTTCGGTTTTAAAACCTTATCAATGTGCTGTTTCAGCATCTACCGGACATATTCTGAATAATGAAACCGGAGCCATTGAATCAACCGGACATAAAATCCTAAGCATTGGAACTGAAGATGGAAAGCTAAGACCATCTGATATTCTTCCAGTGTTGGAAAATCACAGCAATGTTCCGCATCAGGTAATGCCTAAAATGGTTTATATTTCCAATTCTACAGAGTTGGGAACAATTTATCAGGCTAAAGAGCTGGAGGAACTTTCCCAATTCTGCAAAGAAAACAGTCTTTATTTATTCATGGATGGTGCGAGACTGGGACATGGGCTAACTGCTGAGATCAGTGATCTTACATTGGAAAAAGTGGCGGAACTTACGGATATTTTCTATCTGGGCGGGACGAAAAACGGAGCATTGATAGGAGAGGCCATTGTTATTAATAATCCAGCTCTTCAGGAGGATTTTGCATTTAATATCAAGCAGAAAGGTGCGTTATTGGCAAAAGGCAGGTTATTGGGAATCCAGTTTCTGGAACTGATGAAGAATGATCTGTATTTTGAGTTGGCTAAACATGCCAATCAACAGGCGATGAAGATTAAGCAGGCTTTGCAGGAAAAAGGAATTCAGTTCTTATCAGATACTTACACCAATCAGATTTTCCCGATTCTAAGCAATGATCTTATTCAGATTTTATCAGAAAATTTCGAGTTTTATGTCTGGAAAAAAATAGATGAAGAGTTTTCTGCCATTCGTTTGATTACTTCCTGGAGTACAAGTGATGATGCGGTAAACCGTTTTATTGAAATTATTAGGGAAGAATTATAG